In Desulfosalsimonas propionicica, the following are encoded in one genomic region:
- the fusA gene encoding elongation factor G, which translates to MTEHLRNIALIGHGGSGKTSLAEALLHNAGATKRFGSVDAGNAVMDFEPEELKRRSSISTAFYPFSWKQRKINLIDTPGDQNFFSDTRLCMQAADSAVVVIDAVDGIKVQSEQAWEYADEFDLPRVIFINKVDRERADFSKAFNDAVEIFSPKPIILQLPIGQEADFKGVVDLVNMKAWVYEDGKAKGTDIPADMQETAEAEREVLIENIAEADDELVEKYLEGETLSDEEILAALRKGTLEKAFVPVMCGSATLNIGVDLVAGLMADALPCPADRGPKTGYVPGTENEESREPSPDAPFSALVFKTVADPYAGRLNIFRVFSGKLGGDGTFFNATKDTKERYNQLLQIQGKEQKPLEGAGPGDIVAVAKLKETVTGNTLCAPDKPIEYKPAEPLRGVVSFAISPKSKGDEDKIYSSLTKLIEEDPGLRLERNDETRQTLLTGQGQVHIETTVEKLRRKYNVEVNLNIPKVPYKETFRKKVRVQGKHKKQSGGHGQYGDCWVEFEPLERSSGYQFVDKIVGGVIPKTYIPAVDKGIAEASQKGVLAGFPCIDFQAKVDDGSYHSVDSSEMAFKIAGSLAFKKAMEQADPVLLEPIMEMEVITPEEYMGDIMGDLNSRRGRVLGMESRGKNQVVRALVPQAEVLTYAPDLRSMTGGRGMFSMQFSHYDEVPAQISQKVIEELRSQQEQEK; encoded by the coding sequence ATGACAGAACATCTGAGAAACATCGCCTTGATCGGACACGGTGGATCCGGTAAGACGTCTCTGGCCGAAGCCCTCCTGCACAACGCCGGTGCGACCAAGCGGTTTGGCAGCGTGGATGCGGGCAATGCCGTCATGGATTTCGAGCCCGAGGAGCTCAAGCGCCGCAGCAGCATATCCACTGCCTTTTATCCTTTTTCCTGGAAACAGCGAAAGATCAACCTGATTGATACGCCGGGCGACCAGAATTTTTTCTCTGATACCCGGCTTTGCATGCAGGCCGCTGACAGCGCCGTGGTGGTCATTGATGCGGTGGACGGCATCAAGGTCCAGTCCGAACAGGCATGGGAATACGCAGATGAATTCGATCTGCCCCGGGTGATTTTCATTAACAAGGTGGACCGGGAGCGGGCGGATTTTTCCAAGGCTTTCAATGACGCGGTTGAAATTTTCTCTCCCAAGCCCATTATTCTGCAGCTGCCCATCGGTCAGGAAGCCGATTTCAAGGGTGTGGTGGACCTGGTCAACATGAAGGCCTGGGTTTACGAAGACGGCAAGGCAAAGGGCACAGACATTCCCGCAGACATGCAGGAAACCGCCGAGGCCGAGCGCGAGGTCCTGATTGAAAACATCGCGGAAGCCGATGACGAACTGGTGGAAAAATACCTGGAAGGCGAAACCCTTTCAGACGAAGAAATTCTGGCCGCCCTGCGTAAAGGAACCCTGGAAAAAGCCTTTGTTCCGGTGATGTGCGGATCTGCCACCTTAAATATCGGCGTGGACCTGGTCGCCGGGCTCATGGCAGACGCCCTGCCCTGCCCGGCGGACCGGGGGCCGAAGACCGGATATGTTCCGGGCACGGAAAACGAGGAATCCCGGGAACCGTCTCCGGACGCCCCTTTTTCCGCACTGGTGTTTAAAACCGTGGCCGACCCCTATGCCGGCCGCCTCAACATTTTCCGGGTTTTTTCCGGAAAACTCGGCGGCGACGGCACATTTTTCAACGCCACAAAGGACACCAAGGAACGCTACAACCAGCTTCTCCAGATCCAGGGAAAAGAGCAGAAACCCCTGGAGGGCGCTGGCCCCGGAGATATCGTGGCCGTGGCCAAGCTAAAGGAAACCGTTACCGGAAACACCCTGTGCGCCCCGGACAAACCCATTGAATACAAGCCCGCTGAACCCCTGCGCGGCGTGGTGTCCTTTGCCATTTCCCCTAAATCCAAGGGAGATGAGGACAAGATCTACTCCTCGCTGACCAAGCTCATCGAGGAAGACCCGGGCCTGCGCCTGGAGCGAAACGATGAAACCCGCCAGACCCTGCTCACCGGCCAGGGCCAGGTGCACATCGAAACCACGGTGGAAAAGCTCCGGCGCAAGTACAATGTGGAGGTCAATCTCAATATTCCCAAGGTGCCCTACAAGGAAACCTTTCGCAAAAAAGTCCGGGTCCAGGGCAAGCACAAGAAACAATCCGGCGGCCACGGCCAGTACGGCGACTGCTGGGTGGAGTTCGAACCCCTGGAACGAAGCTCAGGCTACCAGTTCGTGGACAAAATCGTCGGCGGCGTGATTCCCAAAACCTATATTCCGGCAGTGGACAAAGGGATTGCCGAGGCCTCGCAAAAAGGCGTTCTGGCCGGATTTCCCTGCATTGATTTCCAGGCAAAGGTCGATGACGGCTCATATCATTCCGTGGACTCCTCGGAAATGGCCTTTAAGATCGCCGGGTCCCTGGCTTTCAAAAAGGCCATGGAGCAGGCCGATCCCGTGCTGCTTGAGCCCATCATGGAAATGGAAGTGATCACCCCAGAGGAATACATGGGCGATATCATGGGCGATTTAAACTCCAGGCGCGGCCGGGTGCTGGGCATGGAAAGCCGCGGCAAAAACCAGGTGGTGCGCGCACTGGTGCCCCAGGCCGAAGTGCTCACTTATGCGCCGGATCTTCGCTCCATGACCGGCGGCCGCGGGATGTTTTCCATGCAGTTTTCCCACTATGACGAGGTCCCGGCCCAGATTTCCCAAAAGGTCATCGAGGAACTGCGCAGCCAGCAGGAACAGGAAAAGTAG
- a CDS encoding TlyA family RNA methyltransferase, with amino-acid sequence MKSPGSGKKRLDLLVVERGLAGSRQRAQALIMAGHILVNDHPVDKPGSLVAENAEIVSRASDLAYVSRGGLKLEHALTAFEINVTGFSCLDAGASTGGFTDCLLQHGAERVYAVDVGYGQLAWQLRQDPRVTVMERFNIRHATEKDLPAGLDLAVIDVSFISLKIVVPAVQPFIRSGGTILPLIKPQFEVGRGEVGKGGVVRDPALHNRVIEELSDFFKQCGLMPGAVTPSPIFGSRGNREFIQHLQMPARGE; translated from the coding sequence ATGAAAAGCCCTGGATCCGGAAAAAAACGGCTGGATCTGCTGGTTGTGGAACGCGGGCTTGCAGGCAGCCGCCAGCGGGCCCAGGCCCTGATCATGGCCGGCCATATCCTGGTCAATGATCATCCAGTGGACAAACCCGGCAGCCTGGTGGCGGAAAACGCGGAAATCGTCAGCCGGGCCTCAGACCTGGCTTATGTCAGCCGGGGAGGATTGAAGCTGGAGCATGCCCTGACGGCTTTTGAGATCAATGTCACAGGATTTTCCTGCCTGGATGCGGGCGCATCCACGGGCGGGTTCACAGATTGTCTTTTGCAGCACGGTGCGGAGCGGGTGTATGCTGTGGATGTTGGCTACGGACAGCTGGCCTGGCAGCTTCGCCAGGATCCGCGGGTGACGGTAATGGAGCGGTTTAACATCCGGCATGCCACGGAAAAGGATCTTCCGGCCGGCCTGGATCTGGCGGTGATCGATGTTTCCTTTATTTCCTTAAAAATTGTGGTGCCCGCAGTACAGCCCTTTATCCGGTCCGGCGGGACAATTTTGCCCCTGATCAAGCCCCAGTTCGAGGTGGGCAGGGGCGAGGTGGGCAAGGGCGGCGTGGTCCGGGACCCGGCCCTGCACAATCGCGTTATTGAAGAACTTTCTGATTTTTTTAAACAATGCGGCCTGATGCCCGGCGCAGTCACACCCTCGCCCATTTTCGGGTCCAGGGGCAACCGGGAGTTTATCCAGCACCTGCAGATGCCGGCCCGGGGTGAATAA
- the dxs gene encoding 1-deoxy-D-xylulose-5-phosphate synthase, protein MGLLETIHSPADLKRLPRSRLPDLAREIRERIVGVVSKTGGHLASNLGVVELTIAIHYVFDIPTDKLVWDVGHQSYTHKLLTGRADRFSSLRQFGGLSGFPKITESPCDAFSTGHSSTSISAGLGISCAKRLKNDDSRVIAVIGDGSMTAGLAYEALNQAGAIHKELIVILNDNEMSISPNVGALSSLLSRTFSGKFIQDRRKEFGELLRSLPKIGSDAYSLAKRAEESIKAFVTPGMLFEAFNFEYFGPIKGHRIDQLIDILENIKNLDEPVLLHVATTKGRGYGPAESNPVYFHGVGCFDAETGNRVNCSDLPSYTDVFGQTMVRLAEKDPNIIAVTAAMPEGTGLGPFSEKFPDRFYDVGIAEPHGVTFAAGMATEGYKPVVTIYSTFLQRAYDQIIHDVCLESLPVVFAVDRGGIVGEDGPTHHGLFDLSYLRAIANMVVMAPMDEHEFQRMLVTAVNHPGPVAVRYPRGKVTGENPEKAEKNDQPLAIGKAEVLCSGDDILIIAVGHSVPEAVKARQMLAHKGISATVVNARFVKPLDTELISGLIQKIPRVITVEENVLDGGFGSAVLEAMADTGIAGFRITRIGIKDTFVTHGAKSVLRKHYEVDADAVVRAAEAMCRDLT, encoded by the coding sequence TTGGGCTTACTTGAAACCATTCATTCCCCTGCGGATCTAAAAAGACTGCCCCGCTCCCGGCTGCCTGACCTGGCCCGGGAAATCCGGGAGCGCATCGTCGGGGTGGTATCCAAAACCGGCGGGCATCTTGCCTCTAATCTCGGCGTGGTGGAACTCACCATTGCCATTCATTACGTGTTTGACATCCCCACGGACAAACTGGTCTGGGACGTGGGCCATCAGTCCTATACCCACAAGCTGCTCACCGGCCGGGCTGATCGTTTTTCCAGCCTCAGGCAGTTCGGCGGGCTGTCCGGGTTTCCCAAGATAACAGAAAGCCCGTGTGATGCCTTTTCCACCGGCCATTCCAGCACCTCAATTTCCGCCGGCCTGGGCATATCATGTGCCAAGCGCCTCAAAAACGACGATTCCCGGGTGATTGCCGTCATCGGTGATGGCTCCATGACCGCGGGCCTGGCCTACGAAGCATTAAACCAGGCCGGGGCCATTCACAAGGAACTCATTGTGATTTTAAATGACAATGAAATGTCGATCTCCCCCAACGTGGGGGCCCTGTCATCGCTTCTGAGCCGGACGTTTTCCGGAAAATTCATCCAGGACAGACGAAAGGAGTTCGGCGAGCTGCTGCGTTCCCTGCCCAAAATCGGCAGTGACGCCTATTCTCTGGCCAAGCGGGCAGAAGAGTCCATCAAGGCCTTTGTCACGCCGGGCATGCTTTTTGAAGCCTTTAACTTCGAATATTTCGGTCCCATCAAGGGCCATCGCATCGACCAGTTGATCGATATCCTGGAAAACATCAAAAACCTTGACGAGCCGGTTTTGCTCCACGTGGCCACCACAAAGGGCCGGGGCTACGGCCCGGCCGAATCCAACCCGGTTTATTTCCACGGCGTGGGCTGCTTTGATGCTGAAACCGGAAACCGGGTCAACTGCAGCGATCTGCCTTCATACACCGATGTTTTCGGCCAGACCATGGTGCGCCTGGCGGAAAAGGACCCAAACATCATTGCCGTGACCGCGGCCATGCCCGAAGGCACCGGGCTCGGGCCATTTTCAGAAAAATTTCCGGACCGGTTCTATGACGTGGGCATTGCCGAACCCCACGGTGTCACCTTTGCCGCAGGCATGGCCACAGAGGGCTACAAGCCGGTGGTAACCATTTACTCCACTTTTCTCCAGCGGGCCTATGACCAGATTATCCACGATGTCTGCCTGGAATCCCTTCCAGTGGTGTTTGCCGTGGACCGGGGCGGCATTGTGGGCGAAGACGGACCCACCCATCACGGCCTGTTTGATTTGAGCTATCTGCGGGCCATTGCCAACATGGTGGTCATGGCCCCCATGGACGAACACGAGTTTCAACGCATGCTGGTAACCGCTGTCAACCATCCGGGCCCGGTGGCCGTGCGTTATCCCAGGGGCAAGGTCACGGGCGAAAATCCGGAAAAAGCCGAAAAAAATGACCAGCCCCTTGCCATCGGCAAGGCGGAAGTGCTTTGCAGCGGTGATGATATTTTGATTATAGCCGTCGGCCACTCTGTCCCGGAGGCCGTAAAAGCCCGGCAGATGCTTGCCCACAAAGGCATTTCCGCCACTGTAGTCAATGCCCGGTTTGTCAAGCCCCTGGACACAGAGCTTATCAGTGGCTTGATCCAAAAAATTCCCCGTGTGATAACAGTTGAAGAAAACGTGCTTGACGGCGGATTCGGCAGCGCGGTGCTCGAGGCCATGGCAGACACCGGGATCGCAGGCTTTCGCATCACCCGGATCGGCATCAAAGACACTTTTGTGACACACGGCGCAAAATCCGTTTTGCGCAAGCATTACGAGGTGGACGCAGATGCCGTGGTAAGGGCCGCAGAGGCCATGTGCCGGGATCTTACCTGA
- a CDS encoding polyprenyl synthetase family protein, with amino-acid sequence MNNLKNQARSFDLAGYLKSHQDRINKHLAALLSCGPEPSRVCAAMCHSLMAPGKRLRPVLCMAAAEAAGGSADKAVLQAGCAIEMIHTYSLIHDDLPAMDDDQLRRGRPTCHVAFDEATAILAGDALLTLAFEILAGCAKLDPEKAAGILESIDVISKAAGYCGMIEGQMQDMAGEGQGLALADLKQMHELKTGALIRASIETGGLLAGADEAGKQALTTYAGHIGLAFQVTDDILNVCGNPGRMGKASGTDTARAKSTYPSLMGIDAARDYAADLISKALQAIEIFGNKAAPLTALAAYIVERDK; translated from the coding sequence ATGAATAATCTCAAAAATCAGGCCCGGTCATTTGATTTGGCCGGGTATTTGAAAAGTCACCAGGACCGGATTAACAAACACCTGGCCGCCCTGCTCTCCTGCGGCCCGGAACCCAGCCGGGTGTGCGCGGCCATGTGCCATTCCCTCATGGCACCGGGAAAACGCCTGCGGCCGGTGCTGTGCATGGCAGCAGCCGAGGCTGCGGGAGGCTCGGCAGATAAGGCAGTGCTTCAGGCCGGCTGCGCCATTGAAATGATCCACACCTATTCCCTGATCCATGATGATCTGCCGGCCATGGATGATGACCAACTGCGACGGGGCCGGCCCACCTGCCATGTGGCCTTTGACGAAGCCACGGCCATTCTGGCCGGAGACGCCCTTCTGACCCTGGCCTTTGAAATCCTGGCCGGATGCGCAAAGCTTGACCCGGAAAAAGCGGCCGGGATTCTGGAATCCATTGATGTGATTTCAAAAGCGGCCGGCTACTGCGGCATGATCGAAGGGCAGATGCAGGACATGGCCGGCGAGGGCCAGGGCCTGGCCCTGGCGGATCTCAAGCAGATGCATGAGTTGAAAACCGGGGCCCTGATCCGTGCCTCGATTGAAACCGGCGGCCTGCTCGCAGGTGCAGATGAGGCCGGAAAACAGGCCCTGACCACCTATGCCGGCCATATCGGCCTGGCCTTTCAGGTCACTGACGATATTTTAAACGTCTGCGGCAACCCGGGACGCATGGGCAAGGCTTCCGGAACCGATACCGCCCGGGCCAAATCCACCTACCCTTCCCTCATGGGCATTGATGCGGCCCGGGATTATGCCGCAGACCTGATTTCCAAAGCCTTGCAGGCAATTGAGATTTTTGGTAACAAGGCAGCACCTTTGACCGCCCTGGCCGCCTATATTGTTGAAAGGGACAAATAA
- the xseB gene encoding exodeoxyribonuclease VII small subunit, with translation MAKKTFEESMAQLEKIVEELEAGNLPLDKALKKFEEGIGLSRACFEKLDETEKKIVQLMEKQDGTTAQVPFAENTAPSEKNAGSNE, from the coding sequence ATGGCAAAAAAGACGTTTGAAGAATCCATGGCCCAGCTTGAAAAGATTGTCGAAGAGCTGGAAGCCGGCAATTTGCCATTGGACAAAGCATTGAAAAAATTTGAGGAAGGCATCGGCCTGTCCCGGGCCTGTTTTGAAAAACTCGATGAAACGGAGAAAAAGATTGTTCAGTTGATGGAAAAGCAGGACGGCACCACAGCGCAAGTCCCTTTTGCCGAAAACACCGCCCCATCTGAAAAAAATGCCGGCAGCAATGAATAA
- the xseA gene encoding exodeoxyribonuclease VII large subunit produces MNPTDSHIGAARNVYTVSALTAQIRTLLEKNYPFVWISGEISNLRVPASGHCYFTLKDKDAQIQAVMFKGQARSLKFDLEDGMQATGFGRISVYAPRGSYQIILEYIEPSGAGALQAAFEQLKQKLSAEGLFDEKYKKPVPFLPAAVAVISSATGSVVHDIIRIMSRRFANIPIRVIAAAVQGDTAEAEIVSAIETANRHKAADVIILARGGGSLEDLAAFNSEAVARAIFASEIPVISAVGHETDYTIADFTADLRAPTPSAAAELAVPVKQDVSYTLQVLTRRLQGAIVRQVRDLRQNTQKLTRRLVHPRQRMDDLRIRIDEIHARLTQAMKRIAANRRERLCWRHDRLMAVPLADRVSALADRHQNLDRRLKSAGKNLVQEKRARLESACGRMNALSPLAVLDRGYSITRVLPDKTVLTDAAAVSTGQNVEVILAKGMLTCRIERKNNNGKKDV; encoded by the coding sequence ATGAACCCGACGGATTCCCATATAGGCGCGGCGCGAAATGTTTATACGGTCAGCGCACTGACCGCGCAGATCAGAACGCTTCTGGAAAAAAACTATCCATTTGTTTGGATTTCCGGTGAAATCTCCAATCTGCGCGTGCCGGCATCCGGCCACTGCTATTTTACACTAAAGGACAAGGACGCCCAGATCCAGGCCGTGATGTTTAAGGGCCAGGCCAGAAGCCTGAAATTTGACCTTGAAGACGGTATGCAGGCCACGGGTTTCGGCCGCATCAGTGTATATGCCCCGAGGGGCAGCTATCAGATCATTCTGGAATACATCGAGCCCTCGGGTGCCGGAGCCCTGCAGGCCGCATTTGAGCAGCTCAAGCAGAAACTGTCGGCTGAAGGCCTGTTTGATGAAAAATACAAAAAGCCTGTCCCGTTTCTGCCTGCTGCCGTGGCCGTGATCAGCTCGGCTACCGGATCGGTGGTCCATGACATTATCCGTATCATGTCCCGGCGGTTTGCCAACATCCCCATCCGCGTGATTGCCGCGGCCGTCCAGGGCGATACCGCAGAGGCGGAAATCGTTTCCGCCATTGAGACGGCAAACCGCCACAAGGCTGCAGACGTGATCATCCTGGCCCGGGGCGGCGGCTCGCTTGAGGATTTGGCGGCATTTAATTCAGAGGCCGTGGCCCGGGCAATCTTTGCATCGGAAATCCCGGTGATCTCTGCTGTAGGCCATGAAACCGATTACACCATTGCCGATTTCACGGCCGATCTGCGCGCGCCCACCCCGTCTGCAGCCGCCGAGCTGGCCGTGCCGGTCAAACAGGATGTGAGCTATACCCTCCAGGTGCTCACCCGCCGGCTGCAAGGGGCAATCGTCCGGCAGGTGCGGGATCTGCGGCAAAACACGCAGAAACTCACCCGCCGCCTGGTTCATCCCAGGCAGCGCATGGATGACCTGCGCATCCGCATAGATGAAATCCATGCCCGGCTGACCCAGGCCATGAAACGAATTGCGGCAAACCGGCGCGAACGGCTGTGCTGGCGCCATGACCGGCTTATGGCCGTGCCCCTGGCCGACCGCGTGTCTGCCCTGGCCGACCGGCACCAAAACCTGGACCGGCGCCTGAAATCCGCAGGCAAAAACCTTGTCCAGGAAAAGCGCGCACGGCTGGAGTCGGCCTGTGGACGCATGAATGCACTCAGCCCCCTGGCCGTGCTGGATCGGGGCTACAGCATCACCCGGGTCCTGCCGGACAAAACCGTGCTCACAGATGCCGCAGCTGTGAGCACGGGACAAAACGTTGAAGTCATACTTGCAAAAGGCATGTTAACATGCCGGATTGAAAGGAAAAATAATAATGGCAAAAAAGACGTTTGA
- a CDS encoding Bax inhibitor-1/YccA family protein codes for MANTATTRQTERTQVMVNSFIRSVYNWMAFGLALTGGVAFFTAHNPTMQQLIFGTPMVFFGLIIAELGMVFYLSARIQKMEASTATGLFLLYAAVNGLTLSFIFLVYTGTSIAQVFFICAATFVACSIFGMTTKRDLTSWGNFLFMGLIGIIIASVVNIFMQSAAMQMIISYVGVLVFVGLTAYDTQKLKNMAMTQPSDIGAGVVRKGAIMGALSLYLDFINLFIMLLHIFGSRE; via the coding sequence ATGGCAAACACGGCAACAACCAGGCAAACCGAGCGCACCCAGGTCATGGTCAACAGCTTTATCCGAAGCGTTTACAACTGGATGGCTTTCGGCCTGGCGTTAACCGGCGGCGTGGCGTTTTTCACCGCCCATAATCCCACCATGCAGCAGCTGATTTTCGGCACCCCAATGGTGTTTTTCGGCCTGATCATCGCAGAGCTTGGCATGGTTTTTTACCTGAGCGCAAGGATCCAGAAAATGGAGGCCTCCACAGCCACGGGCCTGTTTCTGCTCTATGCCGCGGTAAACGGACTGACCCTGTCCTTTATATTCCTGGTGTATACGGGAACCTCCATTGCCCAGGTATTTTTCATCTGTGCGGCCACGTTTGTGGCCTGCAGCATCTTTGGTATGACCACAAAGCGGGACCTGACCTCCTGGGGCAATTTTTTGTTCATGGGCCTGATCGGCATCATTATCGCCTCTGTGGTCAACATTTTCATGCAGAGCGCGGCCATGCAGATGATCATCAGCTATGTCGGAGTGCTGGTGTTTGTGGGCCTGACCGCCTATGACACCCAGAAGCTCAAAAATATGGCCATGACCCAGCCCTCAGACATCGGGGCCGGGGTGGTGAGAAAAGGCGCCATCATGGGCGCCCTCTCCCTGTATCTGGATTTTATCAACCTGTTTATCATGCTGCTCCACATATTCGGCAGCAGGGAATAA
- the glmM gene encoding phosphoglucosamine mutase, producing the protein MGRFFGTDGVRGLANQHPITPEIALNLGRAAAAVLKHNHRSTIVIGKDGRKSGDMIEAALAAGICSAGADVLLAGMLPTPAVAFLVRHARADAGIMVSASHNPYEDNGIKLFDAMGFKLDSATEEQIEARILNTSPEIHLAAAPEAIGRVYPMPEAADQYAGFLKKSLGRNELLRGMKIVLDCANGATSEIAPQVFENLGADLTVLFNSPNGTNINDGCGSQHIETLQQAVLENRADLGCAFDGDGDRLIAVDETGAAVTGDQILAICARHLKQAGRLKNNLAVSTVMSNLGLRLALKEMEIEHRITDVGDRYVLDEMRKSGAIIGGEDSGHMIFLDAHTSGDGILTALHLIEAMDASNSRLSGLCRIMRRYPQVLKNVRIREKTDIYQVPAIAGKIEKVKTHLGEQGRVLVRYSGTQPLCRIMVEGPDEKETDQLCQQIVDVIAAELNGSLE; encoded by the coding sequence ATGGGAAGGTTTTTCGGCACCGACGGCGTTCGCGGGTTGGCCAACCAGCATCCAATTACCCCGGAAATTGCATTGAACCTGGGAAGGGCGGCTGCAGCGGTTTTAAAGCACAACCACCGCAGCACCATTGTGATTGGGAAAGACGGCCGGAAATCCGGCGACATGATCGAAGCCGCCCTTGCCGCGGGCATCTGTTCGGCCGGGGCCGATGTCTTGCTTGCCGGCATGCTTCCCACTCCTGCGGTGGCTTTTCTGGTCCGGCATGCCCGGGCCGATGCGGGCATCATGGTTTCAGCGTCCCACAACCCCTACGAAGACAACGGGATCAAACTGTTTGACGCCATGGGGTTTAAACTGGATTCCGCCACTGAAGAACAAATTGAGGCCCGCATACTCAATACATCCCCGGAAATCCACCTGGCTGCGGCACCCGAAGCCATTGGCCGCGTCTATCCAATGCCGGAGGCAGCAGACCAGTATGCCGGATTTTTAAAAAAAAGCCTAGGCAGAAACGAGCTTTTAAGGGGAATGAAAATCGTGCTGGACTGCGCCAACGGGGCCACTTCGGAAATCGCCCCACAGGTGTTTGAAAACCTCGGGGCGGATTTGACGGTTTTGTTTAATTCCCCCAACGGCACCAATATCAATGACGGATGCGGCTCCCAGCACATTGAAACCCTGCAGCAGGCGGTTTTGGAAAACCGGGCGGATCTGGGCTGCGCCTTTGACGGAGACGGGGACCGACTGATTGCCGTTGATGAAACCGGGGCGGCGGTCACCGGTGACCAGATCCTGGCCATCTGCGCACGACATCTGAAACAGGCCGGCCGCCTGAAAAACAACCTGGCCGTCAGCACGGTCATGAGCAACCTGGGCCTTCGCCTTGCCTTAAAGGAAATGGAGATCGAGCACAGGATCACGGATGTGGGCGACCGCTACGTGCTTGATGAAATGCGCAAAAGCGGGGCCATCATCGGCGGTGAGGACTCAGGTCACATGATTTTCCTGGACGCCCATACTTCCGGCGACGGCATACTGACCGCCCTTCACCTGATTGAGGCCATGGACGCATCCAACAGCCGGCTTTCCGGGCTTTGCCGGATCATGCGGCGCTATCCCCAGGTGCTCAAAAATGTCCGGATCCGCGAAAAAACCGATATCTACCAAGTTCCCGCCATTGCCGGAAAAATCGAAAAAGTGAAAACCCACCTGGGAGAACAGGGAAGGGTGCTGGTGCGTTATTCCGGAACCCAGCCCCTGTGCCGGATCATGGTGGAAGGCCCGGACGAGAAAGAAACCGACCAGTTGTGTCAACAGATCGTGGATGTGATTGCCGCTGAATTAAACGGATCCCTGGAATAA
- a CDS encoding protein GlmU, which yields MDRGTMIQALIDRGVVIPQPQTVEIAPEVDIHRISPGAVIHPGTRIRGEKTLICTGARIGRQATATIENCFVGPQVSLEGGYFSDSVFLEKSSIGPSAHIRAGTILEEHASAAHSAGLKQTILFPFVTLGSLINFCDCFMSGGTGPKNHSEVGSAYIHFNFTPRQDKATASLIGDVPNGVMLNQPPIFLGGQGGLVGPCRLAFGTVIAAGTICRKSETRPGRLIFGGPARSGNVPYTGASGVGGLRGIVSNNLHYLANLRALEQWYSHVRSLFISSRMPGALYQGLVDTLQDCISERIKRLGDFAQKAAPDHLGQYWGRLESRLQLPAEQMDLPEKRDPFIHGLRERMASLNSTDYIRVIQDLDKDLAAAGTEWLQALTDACMESWQSVVPDKTNT from the coding sequence ATGGATAGGGGGACAATGATCCAGGCCTTGATTGATCGCGGCGTGGTGATCCCACAGCCGCAAACCGTTGAAATTGCACCCGAGGTGGATATTCACCGCATATCCCCGGGCGCGGTCATCCATCCGGGCACCCGCATCCGCGGGGAAAAAACCCTTATCTGCACAGGGGCCCGGATTGGCCGGCAGGCCACGGCCACGATAGAAAACTGCTTCGTAGGACCTCAAGTATCACTTGAAGGCGGCTATTTCAGCGATTCGGTTTTTCTGGAAAAATCATCCATCGGACCATCTGCCCATATCCGCGCCGGCACCATCCTGGAGGAGCATGCCAGTGCCGCCCACAGCGCGGGGTTAAAACAAACTATCCTGTTTCCCTTTGTTACCCTGGGCAGCCTGATCAACTTTTGTGACTGTTTCATGTCCGGGGGCACCGGCCCGAAAAATCACTCCGAGGTGGGAAGTGCTTACATTCACTTTAATTTCACCCCCAGGCAGGACAAGGCCACGGCCTCGCTGATCGGGGATGTGCCAAACGGGGTAATGCTCAATCAGCCGCCAATCTTTCTGGGCGGGCAGGGCGGGCTTGTTGGCCCCTGCAGACTGGCTTTCGGCACTGTCATTGCTGCCGGCACCATATGCCGCAAAAGCGAAACCCGGCCCGGCCGGCTGATTTTCGGCGGGCCCGCCCGATCCGGAAACGTGCCTTACACCGGCGCATCCGGCGTGGGCGGCCTACGGGGTATCGTATCCAACAACCTTCATTATCTGGCCAATCTCAGGGCCCTGGAGCAGTGGTACAGCCATGTGCGAAGCCTTTTTATCTCCAGCCGGATGCCCGGGGCCCTGTACCAGGGCCTGGTTGACACACTGCAGGACTGTATCAGCGAGCGCATCAAGCGCCTGGGTGATTTTGCCCAAAAAGCGGCACCCGATCACCTGGGTCAATATTGGGGCCGCCTGGAAAGCCGGCTTCAGCTACCGGCAGAACAGATGGATCTGCCTGAAAAAAGAGATCCTTTTATCCACGGTCTCCGGGAGCGAATGGCATCTTTGAACAGTACCGACTACATCCGGGTGATCCAGGACCTTGACAAGGACCTGGCCGCAGCCGGAACAGAATGGCTGCAGGCCCTGACAGACGCCTGCATGGAATCCTGGCAGTCTGTTGTACCGGACAAAACAAACACCTGA